From the Paenibacillus sp. FSL H8-0548 genome, one window contains:
- the yihA gene encoding ribosome biogenesis GTP-binding protein YihA/YsxC — translation MKITDTQFVISAVKPHQYPEDGLPEIALAGRSNVGKSSLINKLILRKNLARTSSQPGKTQQLNYYRVNDLIYLVDFPGYGYAKVSKTQRVQFGEMIERYLRDRKPLKLQLLIIDIRHEPSEQDQQMYKWLKHYDIPTCIVVTKADKIPKTKWDKHIKMIKTTLETNSRDTVVLFSSESGLGREQLWEVITEAIAT, via the coding sequence ATGAAAATTACAGATACTCAGTTTGTCATCAGTGCAGTTAAGCCTCATCAATACCCAGAGGACGGCTTGCCAGAGATTGCTCTGGCAGGACGTTCGAATGTTGGAAAATCTTCATTGATTAATAAACTGATTTTACGCAAAAACTTAGCAAGAACAAGCTCGCAGCCAGGCAAGACGCAGCAGCTTAACTACTACCGCGTCAACGATCTCATTTATTTAGTAGACTTTCCAGGCTATGGCTATGCTAAGGTGTCTAAGACGCAGCGTGTCCAATTTGGTGAGATGATCGAGCGTTATCTTCGCGATCGCAAACCTCTCAAGCTGCAGCTGCTCATTATCGACATTCGCCATGAGCCCTCGGAGCAGGATCAGCAAATGTACAAATGGCTCAAGCATTACGATATTCCAACCTGTATCGTTGTGACGAAGGCGGACAAAATTCCAAAGACCAAATGGGACAAGCATATTAAAATGATTAAGACGACGCTAGAGACTAATTCGCGCGATACCGTCGTATTATTTTCCTCTGAATCAGGGCTTGGGCGCGAGCAGCTTTGGGAGGTTATTACCGAGGCTATAGCTACATGA
- the hemA gene encoding glutamyl-tRNA reductase: MHIISVGLNYRTAPVEVREQFAFAERDLPEALIQLIQTQSIMECVIVATCNRTEIYAVVDRHHLCGHYIRSFMEKWFKLPRQHFTNHLYMYEDEKAIEHLFRVTSGLDSMVIGETQILGQVKSAFLLAQQQKTTGTVFNMLFKQAVTMAKRAHSETSIGESAVSVSYAAVELGKRIFGQFNKKTVMVIGAGETSELTAKHLYSNGADRVVVVNRTFERAAKLADKFNGLAWSMEDAAEKLHEADIIISSTGSDGYVLTRQQVAAAMQRRKAKPLFMIDIAVPRDLDPSIAAVENVFLYDIDDLEGIVESNLEHRRSEAAKIEAMISEEIELFEQWYKTLGVVPLIRSLQTKAAGIHEETMNSLKNKLPDLGEHELKVIRKLTKSIVNQMMQDPILRIKEMAGEKRADEAMDMFVKLFALEEELAKTRQAELETATVTVAAAQKKNVQPHAAAAVLASITS, encoded by the coding sequence ATGCACATTATTTCAGTAGGACTGAATTATCGAACGGCTCCCGTAGAAGTAAGAGAACAGTTTGCGTTCGCGGAAAGGGATTTGCCGGAAGCATTAATACAGCTCATTCAGACACAAAGCATAATGGAATGTGTCATAGTAGCGACCTGCAATCGGACTGAGATATATGCAGTAGTAGACAGGCATCACTTATGCGGACATTATATTCGTAGCTTTATGGAAAAATGGTTTAAGCTGCCTAGGCAGCATTTTACGAACCATCTATATATGTATGAGGACGAGAAGGCAATTGAGCATTTATTCCGTGTTACGAGCGGGCTCGATTCCATGGTTATCGGCGAGACCCAAATTTTAGGACAAGTCAAAAGCGCTTTTTTGCTTGCTCAACAGCAGAAGACGACAGGTACCGTATTTAATATGCTATTTAAGCAGGCTGTTACAATGGCTAAACGCGCGCATTCGGAGACTAGCATTGGTGAATCGGCTGTATCTGTCAGCTATGCAGCAGTTGAACTTGGCAAACGAATATTTGGTCAATTCAACAAAAAAACGGTTATGGTCATTGGTGCTGGCGAAACGAGCGAGCTGACGGCTAAACATTTGTACTCCAATGGCGCGGATCGTGTTGTGGTCGTCAATCGCACCTTTGAACGGGCTGCGAAGCTGGCGGACAAGTTTAACGGCCTCGCTTGGTCCATGGAGGATGCTGCTGAGAAGCTTCATGAAGCGGATATTATTATCAGCTCTACGGGCTCTGATGGTTATGTCCTTACTCGACAACAGGTAGCAGCAGCAATGCAGCGCCGCAAGGCCAAGCCATTGTTCATGATCGATATTGCAGTTCCACGTGATTTAGACCCTTCCATTGCTGCGGTGGAGAACGTGTTCCTTTACGATATTGATGATTTGGAAGGTATAGTAGAGAGCAACCTAGAGCATCGACGGTCGGAAGCTGCTAAAATTGAAGCGATGATTTCCGAAGAGATTGAGCTCTTTGAGCAGTGGTATAAAACGCTGGGGGTAGTGCCATTGATTAGATCGCTGCAAACCAAAGCAGCAGGCATTCATGAGGAAACGATGAACAGCCTGAAGAATAAATTGCCTGACCTTGGCGAACACGAGCTGAAGGTCATTCGCAAGCTAACAAAAAGCATTGTGAACCAAATGATGCAGGACCCAATTTTGCGTATTAAAGAAATGGCTGGTGAAAAAAGAGCGGACGAGGCAATGGATATGTTCGTTAAGCTGTTTGCGCTGGAGGAAGAGCTTGCTAAGACGCGTCAAGCAGAGCTTGAAACGGCAACAGTTACTGTCGCTGCAGCCCAAAAGAAAAACGTTCAACCCCATGCAGCCGCGGCGGTATTAGCATCCATTACAAGCTAG
- a CDS encoding IS4 family transposase — translation MDKDTTKSTFKEYLIPLDREFLLNQIAKLGLDKYTKKLDSVTFCKLFIFAQLCQVKSLADISLDVRMSEELQRELALESISASQLSRKLRDLDPGLFDATLGHLIQQIHREYGFQKGTAALGRLNLIDSSTISLCLTKHRWAEFRNTKAGIKMHTRVVYHEQMVSPDKVVLKPAKASDKTEMNELVVQEPDAMNLFDRAYLDYDLFDQYCENGTRFITRLKANAVVTVLEEKVVNAEGPILREAIVRLGKPGVNQMEHTLRLIETHDSKGNLITIITNERTMEPIEIGELYRRRWHIELFFKWVKQHLHIKRFYGISANAVYTQIRIALITYCLLLLLKRKIAFQGNLLIIYKLMQRCWDEPLIAMIRKWYGDRTRTSKGRRTYDHERIFAETLQQFENGEEDHLDELAYDPVI, via the coding sequence ATGGACAAGGATACTACAAAATCCACTTTTAAGGAATACCTTATTCCTCTTGATCGAGAATTTTTATTGAACCAGATTGCAAAACTTGGACTGGATAAGTACACGAAGAAGCTGGATTCCGTTACATTCTGTAAGTTGTTTATCTTTGCACAGTTGTGCCAAGTCAAGAGTTTGGCTGACATCAGTTTGGACGTTCGCATGAGTGAAGAGCTGCAACGAGAACTGGCATTGGAATCGATCAGTGCTTCGCAGCTTTCCCGAAAATTGCGAGACTTGGATCCAGGTCTATTCGATGCGACACTTGGCCATCTCATTCAGCAGATTCACAGGGAATACGGCTTTCAGAAAGGAACGGCAGCACTTGGACGGTTGAATCTGATTGATTCTTCCACGATCTCTCTCTGTCTAACGAAGCATCGGTGGGCAGAATTTCGCAACACGAAAGCTGGCATCAAGATGCATACCCGCGTAGTCTATCACGAACAGATGGTAAGTCCAGATAAAGTCGTCCTTAAACCGGCAAAAGCCTCGGACAAGACAGAGATGAACGAGCTTGTCGTGCAGGAACCGGATGCGATGAATCTGTTTGACCGCGCTTATCTCGATTATGACTTATTCGACCAGTATTGCGAAAATGGTACGCGATTCATCACTCGTTTGAAGGCTAATGCGGTCGTCACGGTCCTTGAAGAGAAGGTTGTGAATGCCGAGGGACCCATTCTAAGAGAAGCCATCGTGCGATTAGGCAAGCCTGGTGTAAACCAAATGGAGCATACGCTGCGGTTAATCGAAACACATGATAGCAAGGGCAATCTCATTACCATCATCACGAATGAAAGGACCATGGAGCCAATCGAGATTGGCGAGCTCTACCGTCGCCGCTGGCACATCGAGTTGTTCTTCAAGTGGGTCAAGCAGCATCTGCACATTAAGCGGTTCTATGGTATCAGCGCCAATGCAGTCTATACGCAAATCCGCATTGCACTCATCACGTATTGTCTGCTTCTGCTTCTTAAGCGAAAGATTGCGTTCCAGGGTAACTTATTAATCATCTATAAACTGATGCAACGTTGCTGGGACGAGCCCTTGATAGCGATGATCCGAAAATGGTACGGGGACCGCACCCGAACATCCAAGGGGCGACGGACCTACGATCATGAGCGCATATTTGCGGAGACGCTACAGCAATTCGAGAATGGTGAAGAAGATCACTTGGACGAACTGGCATATGATCCGGTAATTTAA
- a CDS encoding YjgB family protein yields MMMEHAKRFKYFAIGISFAIALSLTACSNEEADVTPPASETVQPSHSPSTEPPGAPEATAEPSKGAENTAGDPASAPDEVSQLISSIYKLSKEGKVAGSDYAAHTALFDEIEKKWGKADSNESAGKGIYATYEDRGITFGYNKGMIVFDVRSYADELQSITLKELEIALGSADEILANGTDDIFTYQVSEQYKLKFVIPKATGKVDHISVYSDADAKNNMAG; encoded by the coding sequence ATGATGATGGAGCATGCTAAACGATTCAAGTATTTCGCAATCGGAATATCCTTTGCGATTGCTTTATCTTTGACGGCCTGCAGCAATGAGGAGGCGGACGTAACGCCGCCAGCATCGGAGACAGTGCAGCCAAGCCATTCGCCAAGCACAGAGCCTCCTGGGGCTCCTGAAGCTACTGCTGAGCCTAGCAAGGGGGCAGAGAATACTGCGGGAGACCCAGCGAGCGCCCCCGATGAAGTCAGCCAATTGATTAGCTCGATTTATAAGCTGTCGAAGGAAGGCAAGGTAGCAGGCAGTGATTATGCCGCGCATACCGCACTTTTTGATGAGATAGAGAAGAAGTGGGGGAAAGCTGATTCGAATGAGTCGGCGGGCAAAGGGATATACGCAACGTACGAAGATAGAGGAATTACGTTCGGGTACAACAAAGGGATGATTGTGTTTGATGTAAGATCCTACGCAGACGAGCTTCAGTCCATTACACTGAAGGAACTAGAGATCGCTTTAGGCTCTGCGGATGAAATATTGGCAAATGGCACGGATGATATTTTCACCTATCAAGTGAGCGAGCAATATAAGCTGAAGTTTGTCATTCCTAAGGCAACGGGCAAGGTTGATCACATCTCTGTCTATAGCGATGCTGACGCTAAAAATAATATGGCTGGGTAA
- the lon gene encoding endopeptidase La: MGPNKSKGRRLPLLPLRGLLVYPSMVLHLDVGRDKSVRALERAMVEDHMILLCSQSEVNIEEPTEEDIYKVGTIAKVRQMLKLPNGTIRVLVEGVSRAEILSYLPNDEFYEVSVKELPEQETDAPEVDALMRSVLSQFEHYISLSKKVTPETYAAVSDIDEPGRLADVITSHLSLKIKDKQDILETVEVGERLERLLDILNNEREVLELERKINQRVKKQMEKTQKEYYLREQMKAIQKELGEKEGRAGEVEELRAQLAEAGVPELVKEKLEKEIDRLEKMPSTSAEGGVIRNYIDWLLSLPWNKTTNDDLSLSKAEAILNDDHYGLEKPKERVLEYLAVQQLVKQLKGPILCLVGPPGVGKTSLARSIAKSLGRKFVRISLGGVRDEAEIRGHRRTYVGAMPGRIIQGMKTAGSLNPVFLLDEIDKMAQDFRGDPASALLEVLDPEQNNTFSDHFVEVPFDLSNVMFVTTANAMHNIPRPLLDRMEVLYIPGYTELEKLQIGKRYLLPKQKREHGLTEEQLNVSEEVLLQLVREYTRESGVRNLEQQIAAVCRKAAKHFVSQEQQETVEPLLLTSEKLQEFLGPAKFRHGLAESENQIGAVTGLAWTEVGGDTLVIEVTIMPGSGKLTLTGKLGDVMKESAQAAFSYTRSRAIELGVDPGFHEKNDIHIHIPEGAIPKDGPSAGITIATALISALTNRYVNKEVAMTGEITLRGRVLPIGGLKEKSLAAHRAGIRTILLPKDNERDLRDIPDSVRNEMRFFPVSHMDEVLQHALLPIQTEEKAGTSIL, from the coding sequence GTGGGACCTAATAAATCGAAAGGTCGTCGGCTGCCCTTGCTTCCGCTTAGAGGGCTGCTCGTTTATCCCAGCATGGTGCTGCACCTTGATGTGGGTAGGGACAAATCGGTTCGGGCGCTAGAGCGCGCGATGGTCGAAGATCATATGATATTGCTTTGTTCACAGTCTGAGGTGAATATTGAGGAGCCGACAGAGGAAGATATTTATAAAGTTGGCACCATCGCAAAGGTAAGACAGATGCTGAAGCTGCCTAATGGCACCATCCGCGTGCTGGTGGAGGGCGTTAGTCGCGCAGAAATTTTGAGCTATTTGCCTAATGATGAGTTTTATGAAGTGTCAGTAAAGGAATTGCCGGAGCAGGAAACGGATGCTCCTGAGGTTGATGCGCTTATGCGTTCTGTACTCAGTCAATTTGAGCATTATATTTCATTGTCCAAAAAGGTCACACCGGAAACCTATGCGGCTGTGTCAGATATCGATGAGCCAGGACGGCTTGCAGATGTGATTACCAGCCATTTGTCGCTCAAAATCAAAGATAAGCAGGATATTCTTGAAACCGTCGAGGTTGGTGAACGACTGGAGAGACTGCTCGATATTTTGAATAATGAGCGCGAGGTGCTTGAGCTTGAGCGCAAAATAAACCAACGCGTCAAGAAGCAAATGGAAAAAACGCAGAAGGAATATTATTTGCGGGAGCAAATGAAAGCGATCCAGAAGGAGCTTGGTGAGAAGGAAGGCCGCGCCGGCGAGGTAGAAGAGTTAAGAGCGCAGCTGGCTGAAGCAGGCGTGCCTGAGCTGGTAAAGGAAAAGCTCGAGAAAGAAATCGATCGTCTTGAGAAAATGCCTTCAACTTCAGCAGAGGGTGGTGTTATTCGCAACTATATCGACTGGCTGCTATCTTTGCCATGGAATAAGACGACGAATGACGACTTAAGCCTCAGCAAGGCGGAAGCGATTCTTAACGATGATCATTACGGCCTGGAGAAACCGAAGGAGCGGGTGCTGGAATATTTGGCAGTGCAGCAGCTCGTCAAGCAATTGAAGGGACCTATTCTCTGCTTGGTTGGGCCTCCAGGAGTCGGGAAGACGTCGCTTGCGCGTTCGATTGCCAAGTCGCTCGGCCGTAAATTTGTTCGTATTTCACTCGGGGGCGTTCGTGATGAAGCTGAAATTCGAGGTCATCGTCGGACTTACGTAGGTGCAATGCCGGGCAGAATTATTCAGGGGATGAAGACGGCTGGCTCTTTGAACCCTGTATTTCTTCTTGATGAAATTGATAAAATGGCCCAGGACTTCCGTGGAGATCCGGCATCGGCGCTGTTAGAGGTGCTCGATCCGGAGCAAAACAATACGTTCAGCGATCATTTTGTCGAGGTTCCTTTCGATTTGTCCAACGTAATGTTCGTAACGACTGCCAACGCGATGCACAATATTCCTCGTCCGCTCCTTGATCGGATGGAGGTATTGTACATTCCTGGTTATACGGAGCTTGAGAAGCTGCAAATCGGTAAAAGATATTTGCTGCCGAAGCAGAAGAGAGAGCACGGCTTGACCGAGGAGCAGCTTAACGTTTCAGAAGAAGTGCTGCTGCAGCTCGTCAGGGAGTATACTAGGGAGTCAGGCGTTCGGAATTTGGAGCAGCAAATTGCGGCGGTATGCCGGAAGGCAGCGAAACACTTTGTCTCGCAGGAGCAGCAGGAAACGGTGGAGCCGCTGCTTTTAACTAGTGAGAAGCTTCAGGAGTTTCTAGGACCTGCGAAGTTCCGACATGGCCTTGCTGAGAGTGAAAACCAGATCGGTGCAGTTACGGGACTCGCATGGACTGAGGTGGGCGGCGATACGTTAGTTATCGAAGTAACGATAATGCCGGGTAGCGGAAAGCTAACGTTAACTGGTAAACTAGGTGATGTCATGAAGGAATCCGCTCAAGCAGCATTCAGCTATACGCGCTCGAGGGCAATTGAGCTCGGTGTTGACCCCGGCTTCCACGAGAAAAACGATATTCATATTCATATTCCCGAGGGCGCAATACCGAAGGACGGACCATCGGCTGGCATTACCATTGCAACAGCGCTTATTTCTGCTCTTACGAACCGCTATGTGAACAAGGAAGTAGCGATGACTGGAGAAATAACACTTAGAGGACGAGTGCTGCCGATCGGCGGTTTGAAGGAAAAATCGCTCGCCGCGCATCGTGCAGGTATTCGTACCATACTGTTGCCGAAAGACAATGAACGGGATCTACGGGATATTCCCGATAGCGTACGTAATGAAATGCGATTTTTTCCTGTCAGTCATATGGATGAAGTGCTGCAGCATGCGTTGCTTCCGATTCAAACGGAGGAGAAGGCAGGTACATCGATATTATGA
- a CDS encoding bifunctional precorrin-2 dehydrogenase/sirohydrochlorin ferrochelatase: protein MNGFYPVVLQLKGKRCVVIGGGTIAQRKLLGLLEAGADDVWAISPAFTQVIMEWAAAGKIRSRQGAYSAADLHGAWLVFAATDDRQVNEAVAADGVRLGIWVNAANESKSSSFISPSVVRRGDLLLSVTASGASPALSQQIKQKLAASYGPEYEHMVMQLRRLREHVRSTISDEQKRKTILKLAADEIEQPEHHSIDIDEWLQSLIHRTDRRHT, encoded by the coding sequence ATGAATGGTTTTTATCCGGTTGTCTTACAGCTAAAAGGCAAACGTTGTGTCGTCATTGGCGGTGGCACAATCGCGCAGCGGAAGCTGCTTGGACTTCTGGAGGCCGGGGCGGATGACGTATGGGCCATTAGTCCAGCCTTTACACAGGTCATCATGGAGTGGGCTGCTGCGGGGAAGATTCGAAGTCGGCAAGGGGCATATTCGGCTGCCGATCTTCATGGCGCATGGCTTGTTTTTGCGGCAACAGATGATAGACAGGTAAATGAGGCTGTAGCTGCCGATGGAGTGCGACTCGGCATATGGGTGAATGCGGCCAATGAATCAAAGAGCAGCTCGTTCATATCCCCCTCGGTAGTGCGAAGGGGCGATTTATTGCTTTCCGTAACCGCCTCAGGAGCAAGTCCCGCATTGTCACAGCAAATTAAACAAAAGCTGGCTGCGAGTTATGGACCGGAGTATGAACATATGGTCATGCAGCTTCGTCGATTGCGTGAACATGTTCGCAGCACCATTAGCGATGAACAGAAAAGAAAGACCATTCTCAAGCTCGCGGCCGATGAGATCGAACAGCCGGAGCATCATAGCATTGACATCGATGAATGGCTGCAAAGCCTGATTCATCGGACAGACAGGAGGCATACATAA
- the speD gene encoding adenosylmethionine decarboxylase has protein sequence MEYSTFGRHVAVDTWGVDFDLLNSAEFLQSHMVEAAEACGATVMSVQAKQFDPQGATVLVLLSESHLSIHTYPERGFAALDCYTCGETVDPQLAIDYMLAVLKPKATYAKKLVRGMGELQVEEPKMKQTELV, from the coding sequence ATGGAATACTCAACTTTCGGAAGACACGTTGCTGTTGATACTTGGGGTGTAGATTTTGACTTGTTGAACAGCGCTGAATTTTTGCAATCACATATGGTAGAGGCTGCTGAAGCATGTGGTGCTACTGTAATGTCAGTTCAAGCGAAACAATTTGATCCTCAAGGCGCAACTGTGCTCGTGCTGCTGTCGGAGAGTCACCTCTCGATTCATACGTATCCTGAGAGAGGCTTTGCCGCGCTGGACTGTTATACCTGCGGTGAAACTGTTGATCCTCAGCTTGCGATTGATTACATGCTAGCTGTACTGAAGCCAAAAGCGACATACGCGAAGAAGCTTGTACGCGGTATGGGCGAACTGCAAGTAGAAGAACCGAAAATGAAACAAACTGAGCTCGTATAG
- the lonB gene encoding ATP-dependent protease LonB, giving the protein MNFSVILMLIQVFFAVVIGLYFWNLLRNQKTNRSAVDRESRKEMDKLRKLRSISLTKPLAEKTRPQSMQDIVGQLDGLRALKAALCSANPQHVIIYGPPGVGKTAAARVVLEEAKKNPTSPFLPEAKFTEIDATTARFDERGIADPLIGSVHDPIYQGAGAMGVAGIPQPKAGAVTKAHGGILFIDEIGELHPVQMNKLLKVLEDRKVFLESAYYNSEDANIPVYIHDIFQNGLPADFRLVGATTRSPQEIPPAIRSRCMEVFFRPLLAVEIGLVAENAVKKIGFAPCPEAIEVVKRYATNGREAVNVIQLSAGVALSEKRDTITAGDIEWVVNSSQIPPRPDRKVPEAPQIGFVNGLAVYGPNMGTLLEIEVSAIPAAVGKGQFTITGVVDEEELGGGSRTLRRKSMAKGSVENVLTVLRRVGLNTQDFDLHINFPGGTPIDGPSAGIAMATAITSAIKGIPIDNTLAMTGEVGIHGNVKPVGGVLAKVEAAFQAGAKTVIIPRENWQAIFADLEGLKVIPVEKVEEVFKYVFPGEEVSRVHMEAPFGTDLFIASAVPYLQADSVE; this is encoded by the coding sequence ATGAATTTTAGCGTTATATTGATGTTGATTCAAGTGTTTTTTGCTGTTGTAATTGGCTTGTATTTCTGGAATTTGCTGCGCAATCAGAAGACGAACCGCTCTGCTGTCGATCGTGAGTCTCGTAAGGAGATGGACAAGCTTCGCAAGCTGAGAAGCATATCGCTCACTAAGCCGCTCGCCGAGAAAACTAGGCCGCAGTCGATGCAGGACATCGTAGGGCAGCTTGATGGACTGCGTGCGCTCAAGGCGGCACTGTGCAGTGCAAACCCTCAGCATGTTATCATATATGGTCCTCCGGGCGTAGGGAAGACTGCAGCGGCTCGTGTCGTGCTGGAGGAGGCAAAAAAAAATCCGACCTCTCCGTTTTTGCCGGAAGCCAAATTTACGGAAATCGATGCAACTACTGCACGTTTTGACGAGCGAGGGATAGCTGATCCGCTTATCGGATCGGTCCATGATCCCATTTATCAGGGCGCTGGCGCCATGGGAGTGGCTGGCATACCTCAACCTAAGGCAGGTGCTGTGACAAAAGCGCACGGCGGTATTTTATTTATCGATGAAATCGGGGAATTGCATCCGGTACAGATGAATAAATTGTTAAAGGTGCTGGAGGATCGCAAAGTGTTTCTCGAGAGCGCCTATTATAATTCGGAGGACGCCAATATTCCGGTGTATATTCATGATATTTTTCAAAATGGCTTGCCTGCCGATTTTCGGCTGGTCGGAGCAACGACACGTTCACCGCAGGAAATTCCGCCTGCCATCCGTTCACGCTGCATGGAGGTGTTTTTCCGTCCCTTGCTTGCAGTGGAAATTGGTTTAGTAGCAGAAAATGCGGTCAAAAAAATTGGTTTTGCACCATGTCCAGAGGCGATTGAGGTTGTCAAACGATATGCGACCAATGGTCGTGAGGCGGTAAATGTCATTCAACTCTCTGCTGGTGTTGCTTTATCAGAAAAGCGTGATACGATAACTGCTGGCGACATCGAGTGGGTTGTAAATAGCAGTCAAATTCCGCCCCGTCCTGACCGCAAGGTACCGGAGGCTCCGCAAATTGGTTTCGTGAACGGACTTGCCGTGTATGGGCCCAATATGGGAACGCTGCTCGAAATTGAAGTGAGCGCCATCCCTGCTGCTGTCGGGAAAGGCCAATTTACGATTACTGGCGTTGTGGATGAGGAAGAGCTGGGCGGTGGTTCACGGACGCTAAGAAGGAAGAGCATGGCCAAGGGTTCTGTAGAAAATGTGCTGACTGTATTAAGACGTGTAGGCCTGAATACGCAGGACTTTGATTTGCATATCAACTTTCCTGGCGGTACACCGATTGATGGTCCTTCTGCCGGCATTGCTATGGCAACAGCGATCACCTCGGCAATTAAAGGCATACCCATTGACAATACGCTGGCGATGACCGGCGAAGTGGGTATTCATGGGAACGTAAAGCCTGTGGGCGGCGTATTAGCTAAGGTAGAGGCTGCTTTCCAAGCGGGTGCGAAGACTGTTATTATACCTAGAGAGAACTGGCAGGCGATCTTCGCTGATTTAGAAGGCCTCAAGGTAATTCCGGTTGAGAAGGTAGAGGAAGTGTTTAAATATGTGTTTCCAGGGGAAGAAGTGTCCCGCGTTCATATGGAAGCGCCATTTGGAACCGATCTTTTTATCGCTTCTGCCGTTCCATATTTGCAGGCTGATTCCGTAGAATGA
- a CDS encoding non-ribosomal peptide synthetase module gives MAKRLATEYVNAKLQLTNEEMAEFIRLFEEQQIHLQVLVLDNGNQELVLEDVAGREEVRLTFERQNQYYVCVMSCRLVQPRLTNAMRKAISAFRGNAIVNRIYSHYTMIYHYKNGSVHQIVESSKTGDRVVFEFKDTLGQLERVFRSRLIEREIGLLGSAVNELLDLRNQTSDAVEISKIDERLSDLTHKLFVLEA, from the coding sequence ATGGCTAAGCGGCTAGCCACAGAGTATGTAAATGCCAAACTGCAGTTGACGAATGAAGAGATGGCTGAGTTTATCCGTTTATTTGAAGAGCAGCAAATTCACCTTCAGGTGTTAGTGCTCGATAACGGAAATCAGGAGCTCGTTCTCGAAGATGTGGCAGGGAGGGAAGAAGTCCGACTGACCTTTGAACGTCAAAACCAATATTATGTTTGCGTAATGTCTTGCCGTCTTGTGCAACCGAGGCTGACCAATGCCATGCGAAAAGCAATATCTGCTTTCCGCGGCAACGCGATCGTCAACCGAATCTACAGTCATTATACGATGATCTATCATTATAAGAATGGTTCCGTCCACCAAATTGTTGAAAGCTCCAAGACGGGCGACCGTGTCGTATTTGAGTTTAAGGATACACTCGGTCAACTGGAGAGAGTGTTCCGCAGTCGTTTAATTGAACGTGAGATTGGCTTGCTTGGCAGTGCGGTTAACGAACTGCTTGATCTTCGCAATCAAACATCAGATGCTGTGGAAATTAGCAAAATCGATGAGCGATTATCGGATTTGACGCACAAGCTTTTCGTTCTTGAAGCTTAA
- the ccsA gene encoding cytochrome c biogenesis protein CcsA yields MTNLIFVYAMLVSRFIKIDFIVFFVNVIGFAVLALNLYSNPGNSGTLEVWKTTRELLYIHISLILCAYAALTLGALFAGMYLFLHNQLKRKRWTNFVRRLPSLDMIERYGDRAAIIGVPLLAMSLAIAVTTLLVEGKAALLLDWKVLTSFGTLIMYIIYVYQRSMLKRAGLQLARLYLISFTMLLLNLFTNYLSSFH; encoded by the coding sequence TTGACAAATCTGATTTTTGTTTATGCAATGCTAGTGAGCCGGTTTATAAAAATTGATTTTATCGTGTTTTTTGTCAATGTTATCGGCTTTGCCGTACTGGCTTTAAATCTATACAGCAATCCTGGGAACAGCGGGACGCTTGAGGTTTGGAAAACAACAAGAGAGCTATTATACATACACATCAGTCTCATCCTATGCGCTTATGCAGCATTGACGCTCGGAGCTTTATTTGCAGGCATGTATTTGTTTTTGCATAATCAATTAAAAAGAAAAAGATGGACAAATTTTGTAAGAAGACTGCCAAGCTTAGACATGATTGAACGATATGGCGACCGAGCGGCTATCATCGGCGTTCCCTTGCTCGCGATGTCGTTGGCAATTGCAGTAACCACCTTGCTAGTTGAAGGAAAAGCGGCACTTCTTTTGGACTGGAAGGTGTTGACCTCCTTTGGCACTTTGATTATGTATATTATTTACGTCTACCAACGATCGATGCTTAAACGTGCGGGACTGCAGCTGGCCCGTCTATATTTAATTTCATTCACCATGCTGCTCTTGAATTTATTTACTAACTATTTATCCTCGTTTCACTAA